A DNA window from Mesorhizobium sp. C432A contains the following coding sequences:
- a CDS encoding glutamate synthase subunit beta encodes MGKVTGFLEIDRQVHKYQPASDRIRHFREFTLPMSDKEVEKQAARCMDCGIPFCHGPTGCPIHNQIPDWNDLVYNGDWDNAIRNLHSTNNFPEFTGRICPAPCEEACTLNLEDIPVAIKTVEQAIADKAYETGHIRPYPPEKKTGKRVAVIGSGPAGMAAAQQLGRAGHEVSVYERESRPGGLMRYGIPDFKIEKHYIDRRIEQMQGEGVTFHCGVNVGVDKPVAELLAGYDAVLYCGGSESPRPANIPGDDLGGVYDAMPYLVQQNRRVGGEPIQSVAWPSHPIIAGGQHVVVVGGGDTASDCVGTAFRQGAVRVTQLDIRPQPPEKEDKLSVWPYWATKMRTSSSQAEGAEREFQVATLEFIGEDGQLTGVKCCEVDEKRKPIAGTEFVIRADLAFIAIGFAGPAAAGVAKELDGEMKITTDSRRSRNVEANDRDYKTSVDKLYAAGDVRRGQSLVVWAIREGRQAARSIDEALMGSTVLPR; translated from the coding sequence ATGGGCAAGGTAACAGGCTTTCTCGAAATCGACCGGCAGGTGCACAAGTACCAGCCGGCCTCCGACCGCATCCGGCATTTCCGCGAATTCACGCTGCCGATGTCGGACAAGGAGGTCGAGAAACAGGCCGCGCGCTGCATGGATTGCGGCATCCCGTTCTGCCACGGGCCGACCGGGTGCCCGATCCACAACCAGATCCCGGACTGGAACGACCTCGTCTACAATGGCGACTGGGACAATGCGATCCGCAACCTGCATTCGACCAACAATTTCCCCGAGTTCACCGGCCGCATCTGCCCCGCGCCCTGCGAGGAAGCCTGCACGCTGAACCTCGAGGACATTCCGGTTGCCATCAAGACCGTTGAACAGGCAATCGCCGACAAGGCTTATGAAACCGGCCATATCCGGCCTTATCCGCCGGAGAAGAAGACGGGCAAGCGGGTCGCTGTCATCGGCTCCGGCCCGGCAGGGATGGCGGCGGCGCAGCAGCTTGGCCGCGCCGGCCACGAGGTCAGCGTTTATGAGCGTGAGAGCCGTCCCGGCGGGCTGATGCGCTACGGCATTCCCGACTTCAAGATCGAGAAGCACTATATCGACCGCCGCATCGAGCAGATGCAGGGCGAGGGCGTGACCTTCCATTGCGGCGTCAATGTCGGCGTCGATAAGCCGGTGGCAGAGTTGCTCGCCGGATACGATGCGGTGCTCTATTGCGGCGGTTCGGAATCGCCGCGTCCGGCCAACATTCCGGGCGACGATCTCGGCGGCGTCTATGACGCCATGCCCTATCTGGTGCAGCAGAACCGTCGCGTTGGCGGCGAGCCGATCCAGTCGGTGGCCTGGCCGTCGCATCCGATCATCGCCGGCGGCCAGCATGTCGTCGTCGTCGGCGGCGGCGATACCGCGTCCGACTGCGTCGGCACCGCCTTCCGCCAGGGCGCGGTGCGCGTCACCCAGCTCGACATCCGCCCGCAGCCGCCGGAGAAGGAAGACAAGCTTTCGGTCTGGCCTTACTGGGCGACCAAGATGCGCACCTCGTCCTCACAGGCCGAAGGTGCGGAGCGCGAATTCCAGGTGGCGACGCTCGAATTCATCGGCGAGGACGGCCAACTGACCGGCGTCAAATGCTGTGAAGTCGACGAGAAGCGCAAGCCGATCGCCGGCACCGAATTCGTCATCCGTGCAGACCTCGCCTTCATCGCCATCGGCTTTGCCGGACCGGCTGCCGCCGGCGTCGCGAAAGAGCTGGACGGTGAGATGAAAATCACCACCGACAGCCGCCGTTCCCGCAATGTCGAAGCCAATGATCGCGACTACAAGACCAGCGTCGACAAGCTCTACGCCGCAGGTGATGTGCGCCGCGGCCAGTCGCTGGTTGTGTGGGCGATCCGCGAAGGCCGCCAGGCCGCGCGCTCGATCGATGAAGCGCTGATGGGGTCGACGGTACTCCCCCGTTAA
- a CDS encoding DUF459 domain-containing protein has product MVPAARIRVIVFRLPILILAIVVLATGVAGTFHTPALAQEQPQNRGWSLRDLLFPRRSERIEPPLDVRKAKPKVKKKPRAPVEPSAPIVEKTPDARVILVIGDFMANGLAEGLETAFADNANVRIVERANGSSGFVRDDVYNWPEQVKSLVETEKPSVVVVMLGSNDRQQMRVNDVREQPRSENWTKEYERRTEALGKALAATKVPYLWVGMPAFKTPKMTSDMLAFNDIYHSAAEKNGGEFVDVWDGFVDENGAFVSTGPDINGQAVRLRSDDGINVSKAGKRKLAFYTEKPLAKILGLAAPGSVVTAAAPAGAPVEAPSLPAAPIVVDRTVPMLLNDPALDGGTELLGAAAAPKANPDLPGEKLILEGKAPEASPGRADDFSWPPKAAAATDTTTAINR; this is encoded by the coding sequence TTGGTTCCGGCAGCGCGTATCCGTGTGATCGTTTTCCGCTTGCCGATCCTCATTCTGGCCATCGTCGTCCTGGCGACGGGGGTCGCCGGCACTTTCCACACACCGGCTTTGGCGCAGGAACAACCGCAGAACCGCGGCTGGTCGCTGCGCGACCTTCTGTTCCCGCGCCGCAGCGAACGCATCGAGCCGCCGCTCGACGTCCGCAAGGCAAAGCCGAAGGTCAAGAAGAAGCCCCGTGCACCGGTTGAACCTTCCGCTCCGATTGTCGAGAAGACACCGGATGCCCGCGTCATTCTGGTGATCGGCGATTTCATGGCCAACGGCCTGGCCGAAGGCCTCGAAACAGCCTTTGCCGACAATGCCAACGTCAGGATCGTCGAGCGCGCCAACGGTTCTTCGGGTTTCGTGCGCGATGATGTCTACAACTGGCCCGAACAGGTCAAATCGCTGGTCGAGACCGAAAAACCCTCCGTGGTCGTCGTCATGCTCGGCTCCAACGACCGCCAGCAGATGCGCGTCAACGATGTGCGCGAGCAGCCGCGCTCCGAGAACTGGACCAAGGAATACGAACGCCGGACCGAAGCCTTGGGAAAGGCACTGGCGGCGACCAAGGTGCCTTATCTGTGGGTCGGCATGCCAGCCTTCAAGACGCCGAAGATGACCTCCGACATGCTGGCATTCAACGACATCTACCACTCGGCTGCCGAGAAGAACGGCGGCGAATTCGTCGATGTCTGGGATGGGTTCGTCGACGAGAACGGCGCCTTTGTCTCGACCGGCCCCGACATTAACGGCCAGGCCGTGCGGCTGCGCTCCGACGACGGCATCAACGTCTCGAAAGCCGGCAAGCGAAAGCTCGCCTTCTACACCGAAAAGCCGCTGGCCAAGATCCTCGGCCTGGCAGCGCCGGGAAGCGTGGTGACGGCTGCCGCACCGGCCGGCGCCCCGGTCGAGGCGCCGTCGCTGCCCGCCGCCCCGATCGTGGTCGACCGCACCGTTCCGATGCTGCTCAACGATCCGGCGCTCGACGGCGGTACCGAACTTCTCGGTGCGGCGGCGGCGCCGAAAGCCAATCCGGATCTGCCCGGCGAAAAACTAATCCTCGAAGGCAAGGCGCCCGAGGCCTCGCCCGGCCGCGCCGACGACTTCTCGTGGCCGCCCAAGGCCGCTGCCGCGACGGATACGACGACGGCGATCAACCGTTAA
- a CDS encoding lytic murein transglycosylase gives MSVRSAAKLFTSVLTAASLSLALLMPAGPASADAGFRQWVAGFRATAVAGGVSGAVYDRAFRGINEPDPVVLEKARTQPEFTAPAWDYFDNRVHDQSVAVGQQMAKKWRPWLDRIEARFGVDRYILLAIWSMESNYGEILKRDDIMRNVIRSLATLAYGDPKRSKFARTQLVAALKILQTGDIDESHLMGSWAGAMGQTQFIPTSYQHYAVDMDGNGKRDIWNSIPDALATSANLLKKNGWQGGKTWGYEVTIPAGKLPAGSKTLAQWQALGVARANGKPFKNATDKATLKVPDGRGGPAFLMIKNFSVIKAYNNADKYALAVGLLADEIAGSNGLVQDWKRPFTKLSFEERQELQKRLSQHGLYDGKFDGKIGDGTKTAIMTYQATVGLTQDGYPSMEVLKWLRKK, from the coding sequence ATGTCCGTTCGCAGTGCCGCAAAACTCTTTACCAGCGTGCTGACGGCGGCCAGCCTCTCGCTCGCCTTGCTGATGCCGGCCGGACCGGCCTCCGCCGATGCCGGGTTTCGGCAATGGGTCGCCGGCTTCCGCGCCACGGCCGTGGCGGGCGGCGTTTCCGGCGCGGTCTACGACCGGGCGTTCCGGGGCATCAATGAACCCGACCCGGTGGTGCTGGAAAAGGCACGCACCCAGCCCGAATTCACCGCACCTGCCTGGGACTATTTCGACAACCGCGTCCACGACCAGTCCGTTGCCGTCGGCCAGCAGATGGCCAAAAAATGGAGGCCGTGGCTGGACCGGATCGAGGCGAGGTTCGGCGTCGACCGCTACATCCTGCTCGCCATCTGGTCGATGGAATCGAATTACGGTGAGATCCTCAAGCGCGACGACATCATGCGCAATGTCATCCGCTCGCTGGCAACCCTCGCCTATGGCGACCCGAAGCGTTCGAAATTCGCCCGCACCCAATTGGTCGCCGCGCTGAAAATCCTGCAGACCGGGGACATCGACGAAAGCCACCTGATGGGCTCCTGGGCCGGCGCCATGGGCCAGACCCAGTTCATCCCGACCAGCTACCAGCATTATGCCGTCGACATGGACGGCAACGGCAAGCGCGACATCTGGAATTCGATCCCCGATGCGTTGGCGACATCAGCCAATCTGCTGAAGAAGAATGGCTGGCAGGGCGGCAAGACCTGGGGCTACGAGGTTACCATTCCGGCCGGCAAACTGCCTGCCGGCTCGAAGACATTGGCGCAGTGGCAGGCGCTCGGCGTCGCCAGGGCCAATGGCAAGCCGTTCAAGAACGCAACCGACAAGGCGACGCTGAAAGTGCCGGACGGCCGCGGCGGACCGGCATTCCTGATGATCAAGAACTTCTCCGTCATCAAGGCCTACAACAACGCCGACAAATATGCCCTGGCCGTCGGCCTTCTTGCCGACGAAATCGCCGGCTCTAATGGTCTGGTGCAGGACTGGAAGCGGCCCTTCACCAAACTGTCCTTCGAGGAAAGGCAGGAGTTGCAGAAGCGGCTTTCGCAGCACGGACTTTACGACGGCAAGTTCGACGGCAAGATCGGTGACGGCACGAAAACCGCCATCATGACCTATCAGGCAACGGTCGGCTTGACCCAGGACGGGTATCCGAGCATGGAAGTGCTCAAATGGCTCAGAAAGAAATAG
- the galU gene encoding UTP--glucose-1-phosphate uridylyltransferase GalU → MKRVRKAVFPVAGLGTRFLPATKAIPKEMLTVVDRPVIQYVVDEAREAGIEHFIFVTGRNKAVIEDHFDIQFELYDTLAQRGKDDQLARLQRLQPAPGQTSFTRQQVPMGLGHAVWCARELVGDEPFALLLPDMIMQSEKSCMKAMVELYEETGNNIIAVQECDPAETHKYGIVGRGEDTHHGFRITEMVEKPKTGTAPSNLYINGRYILQPEIFKILESHEKGAGNEIQLTDAMLKLEKQQPFFGYHFQGRTFDCGSPEGFVEANVAFALWRSDMNENMAGVIRTLLDEMKPSERRGAAF, encoded by the coding sequence ATGAAACGAGTTCGCAAGGCAGTTTTCCCGGTCGCCGGTCTCGGCACACGGTTTCTCCCGGCCACCAAGGCCATTCCCAAGGAGATGCTGACCGTCGTCGACCGGCCGGTCATCCAGTATGTCGTCGATGAGGCGCGCGAGGCCGGCATCGAACATTTCATCTTCGTCACCGGCCGCAACAAGGCGGTCATAGAAGACCATTTCGATATCCAGTTCGAGCTCTATGATACGCTGGCACAGCGCGGCAAGGACGACCAGCTGGCCCGCTTGCAGCGGCTGCAGCCGGCGCCGGGGCAGACCTCGTTCACCCGCCAGCAGGTGCCGATGGGGCTCGGCCACGCCGTCTGGTGCGCCCGGGAACTGGTCGGCGACGAACCCTTCGCGCTGTTGCTGCCCGACATGATCATGCAGTCGGAAAAGAGCTGCATGAAGGCCATGGTCGAGCTCTACGAGGAGACCGGCAACAACATCATCGCGGTGCAGGAATGCGATCCGGCCGAAACCCACAAATATGGCATTGTCGGCCGAGGCGAGGACACGCATCACGGCTTCCGCATCACCGAGATGGTCGAAAAGCCGAAGACCGGCACCGCACCGTCCAATCTCTACATCAACGGCCGCTACATCCTGCAGCCCGAGATTTTCAAGATTCTGGAAAGCCACGAAAAGGGCGCCGGCAACGAGATCCAGCTCACCGACGCGATGCTGAAGCTGGAAAAACAGCAGCCCTTCTTTGGCTACCACTTTCAGGGCCGCACCTTCGATTGCGGATCGCCGGAAGGGTTCGTCGAGGCCAATGTCGCCTTCGCGCTGTGGCGCAGCGACATGAACGAGAACATGGCCGGCGTCATCCGCACGCTGCTCGATGAGATGAAGCCATCCGAGCGTCGCGGCGCTGCTTTTTAG